One Purpureocillium takamizusanense chromosome 1, complete sequence genomic window carries:
- a CDS encoding uncharacterized protein (COG:S~EggNog:ENOG503NZBH), which yields MTPWTKYNAEPALIGSSPHHFGPAWLKNRLSHSLAAVKAASILNPVYREEMAAEDGTAPLDESFAETIDLLGRTFQRYAVTNGIYFAPIDEDEISRLELMHSVLSMVFDDRLIFPPVHAPERILDCGCGAGDWAIEVAEHFPESEVLGIDISPHMIPEDLPNNLEIQIDDLNGRFTFPTDHFDVVHSRLMAGGIHSNRWRSYVQDIFRVLKPGGWCQMVEVYFNAQSDNGTLEEDNALSRWSSLYLESMHPRKDPRAALQLPGWMRNAGFTEVESRLLTLPMCGWSNVPRDSAIGTANTENVAQLLYSMAVYPVTQWTGTSAQDFGAMVEEASAEASNASFKAYFPLYVCIGRKPQR from the exons ATGACGCCTTGGACCAAATACAATGCAGAACCGGCCTTGATAGGGTCTTCGCCACACCATTTTGGTCCAGCCTGGCTCAAAAACAGGCTTTCACATTCGCTTGCGGCTGTCAAAGCAGCGAGTATCCTGAATCCCGTTTACCGGGAAGAAATGGCCGCCGA GGACGGAACAGCCCCCCTCGACGAATCCTTCGCGGAGACGATCGACTTGCTCGGACGAACATTCCAAAGATATGCCGTAACGAACGGCATTTACTTCGCGCCCATAGATGAG GACGAAATCTCGCGACTGGAGCTTATGCACTCGGTGCTCTCCATGGTATTCGATGATCGACTCATATTCCCTCCTGTACACGCTCCAGAACGGATCCTTGACTGCGGATGCGGAGCCGGCGACTGGGCCATAGAAGTGGCGGAACACTTTCCAGAATCCGAG GTGCTCGGTATCGACATTAGCCCGCACATGATACCGGAAGACCTGCCGAACAATCTCGAGATCCAGATCGATGACCTCAATGGCCG GTTCACGTTTCCAACCGACCACTTCGACGTCGTTCACAGCCGGTTGATGGCTGGCGGGATCCATTCGAACCGGTGGCGAAGCTATGTGCAAGATATATTTCGAGTCCTCAAGCCAGGCGGCTGGTGCCAAATGGTGGAAGTATACTTCAACGCGCAGTCAGACAACGGCACGCTGGAAGAAG ATAATGCCCTTTCCCGCTGGTCGAGCTTGTACTTGGAGTCCATGCACCCTCGGAAGGACCCCAGGGCAGCCCTACAGCTACCAGGCTGGATGCGAAATGCAGGCTTCACAGAGGTCGAATCCCGATTGCTCACCCTGCCCATGTGCGGATGGTCCAACG TGCCCCGGGACAGCGCCATTGGGACGGCGAATACGGAAAATGTAGCCCAGCTACTATACTCGATGGCCGTGTATCCCGTAACCCAATGGACGGG GACGTCTGCCCAAGACTTTGGGGCTatggtcgaggaggcgagcgccgaggcgagTAATGCTTCGTTCAAG GCCTATTTTCCATT ATACGTTTGCATCGGTCGCAAACCTCAGCGATAG
- a CDS encoding uncharacterized protein (COG:S~EggNog:ENOG503P4QH): MAAATKPSTGLLAAALRWSQPAARLPRHPAGAASRRAVQPTKPRRYSTTTDDAPPPPPPFLSKLKADLKTAMRAKDAARLSVLRAIMSANLNASKTATPIKTDVQLVALIRKIQKGAQDAAAEAQDAGRQDLADKENEQARILEGYLADSGVQSLGEAELRALVRDAVEASKAAGTAAKSLMGDVMKRLAGALEGKDVDRKQVASLVKELTSQ, from the coding sequence atggcagcagcaacaaagCCCTCGACAGGCCTCCTGGCTGCCGCCCTGCGCTGGTCGCAGCCCGcagcccgcctcccccgacaccccgccggcgcagcatCACGGCGAGCCGTCCAACCCACCAAACCCCGACGCTACTCCACGACGACCgatgatgcgccgccgccgccaccgcccttTCTAtcgaagctcaaggccgacctcaagacggccatgcgcgccaaggacgccgcccGGCTGTCCGTCCTGCGGGCCATCATGTCCGCCAACCTCAACGCCTccaagacggcgacgcccatcaaGACGGacgtgcagctcgtcgccctgaTACGCAAGATCCAAAAGGGCGcgcaggacgccgccgccgaggcgcaggacgccggccgccaggacctcgccgacaaggagAACGAGCAGGCGCGCATCCTCGAGGGGTACCTCGCCGACAGCGGCGTGCAGtcgctgggcgaggccgagctcagGGCCCTGGTCcgggacgccgtcgaggcgtcCAAAgcggcgggcacggccgCCAAGTCGCTCATGGGGGACGTGATGAAGCGCCTGGCGGGTGCGCTCGAGGGAAAGGACGTGGACAGGAAGCAGGTGGCTAGCTTGGTCAAGGAGCTGACTAGCCAGTAG